CAACACGTGTGTCATGTTATCATGTGATAGATCCCGGACCTGTTGACAGATGTTGAtcagctgctgcctccatcagtaactcAGCAGTAGCAGTGGACCATGAGAGAGCAGTTTACTACAGTTGGCTacaaaaggctgtctaacagcgAGATGAAGTGACGGccatattgtattgttttgttttatttaaaggagCAGAGCATCGTAGCATCCTACTAATGTTGCCCTGTGCCCTTGTCGTGCCTTTATAAGGCCTGTGGATTACTCTTGTAACACCTAGTGTTTCAGTCGCACTCTATTAGAGCTCTTCAAGCACCGGTGTTTGCCTTACACTCTTAGTTCTCTCCAGTTTCATCTGGGTCCCGTTTCAATTTCCTGTGATCACATTTTCCAAGCACATCATTAAAGTGACATCTAATCAACGGTAATCTCATCCGTGCAGCTCAGCTCGGTCTTGGGTAACTGTGACGTAGCGATGCTGTCAGTCTTACCTGTACACCAGTGAGTCGTCTTGGCTCCCGTTGTACTGTATCTGGAACATCCTAATTCCTGGAATATTCCTCTGGAAGTTGAACTTTATCAATGCGGTGGATGACGTGGCCTCGGCCGTCACCACCCTTTTATCCACCCCGCCTTTGACGTCACCCGTCACGTTGCTCCCGTTGGCTTTGGTTGACGTGGAAATGTCCGACGATCCCGGGTCAGGTTCCTGGATATTGTTAGTGTTGTTGGAGATGTGAGGGAGTTTTATAATAACCAGCTCTACTGTCTGGTGGGCTTCACCGGCGGGGTTGGAGGAGATACAGGTGAAGGAGCCGGTGTCTTTCACAGTACTAATGAGGATGTCCAGGGTCCCATTGGAGTAGACCAACGTTCTGGAAGAGTTCGACACCAGTTTGCCCTCCGGAGAGATCCAGTGGATGGCTGGCTCTGGGTCACCTCTGGCCTTACACCTTCAAATGATGAAAAGCAGCAGAGTGGAACTTATTATTAGACAGAATGGGGTCAACGGTGCAGTAAAAGCAGGGCACTGCTTAATGGTGGCTTCTGGAATCTCCACCTTTCATGAAATGACAACAGGGTGCAGGTTATATTTAGATCTGGATATTAACGTTATTATGCTAGTAAGCCATGTTTTACCTGAGCGACTGTTATTAAAAACTAAACGTTAAATATTCACCGTTTAATGATCAAAAGAGAAATGATTTGAGTGACAAATTCAAAACTATGTGTGATGAAGCAAAAGTTGAGAAAGAACTTACAAGTTCTACATGAGTTAAAGAGcatctctgtgtatgtgtattttaaagGCACTACCTTTATTTATCAACTGGTGTAAAAAAGGTTGTGCAAACTGTAATCACTATCTACCAAAACAAAACGTACATTAAAGAATCATTGCTGTTGCATTCttggcatttattttttaattctatGCATTAAAATAAGGATGCAGCAGTCGATGATAAATGTGAGGTAAGTTGACCCCTGATCGCTTCCACCAACACTAAACTGAGTGTTGGTGGAAGCAGCATCTAACTGATTGTTTTTCTGCCCCCttaatttacatatttaaagcaTACTGGGACATCACTCCATGTTTGCATGTGACCAATATATATGCAAATGAAGTAGTCaccctcctcatcatcatcatcatcatctcagaCCAGTCGTGTGTAATGtccctgttttgtgttttattgaacGTAGCAGCTTATGAACAGCGCCCAACAACAGACTGTGAAACAGTGTGAGAAAAAAACTGATACCACCAGTAGTTGGAAGTAAAAGATACATGACTATGTGTAAATGTTAGTGTTTAAAGAAGCTGCCACGTTGTTACTTCCTCGCTGCATCTTCAGACTCTCATTAAAGACTCACTTACATTGTAGGTGAATCTCACAGGCAGCTCGCTTTTTAGTGAGActtcatattcatatatatacagtataagacTTTTTATTTAGATACAATATTACCTCAAAGACTTGCTCCCTGAGCTGAATTTGATCCATTCatatttttagtcttttttcaTTCCCCTTTGTACTTTTGCTCGACTTTGTACTATTAGTGAAACTGTAATATTCGCTTTGTTCTCAGTGTTCCAGGGATTCTGCAGAGTTAAAAAATAACAGTGTTGCACTTGGAAGAGCTAatgcttctctctgtgtttaaagtgagGATGAATGTCTACATTAAGAAAAGAATTGTATCAAATCAtagaaaatacagaataaaataatcatggacctgtgacctgtccagggtgtaccccgcctttctgCCAGGATAGCCTGTTCACACTGTTTTCATGTATTTGATGAGAAAAACTGATGCTGATACCTCAGTGCAACTCGCTGCCCTTCGAGCACCCTCATCTCATGGGAGTATCTGGTGATGAGTGGGGGCTCACACAGGAACTCCTCCTCAGGGACGGACCAGAAGTAGCGTCCAGAGAGGTGCTGGGGTGAGGCGCACGTCTCCAGGTCGTCCTCCCTGTTCAACCGTCTCAGCCACAGTAACTCACAGTTACAGTGGAGCGGGTTCCCACCGAACGACAGTGCGAAGGAAGTGGACGTCATGAGCCCAGACGTAGCCAGGACCTGttcatgagaaaaacaaaagtgcatgtTTTTCTCATAAAAATCTCTGCTTCAAATGTAGGACGAATGTTTCAATCACCAAATTAAAGCTGGGATAGCTTGTAATCATTTTGGGTAAAGGTTACCTGAGCTCGCTGAAACAGAGGGTCTGGTGGTAGCTTTTGGAGTTTGTTGGAGGTGACATCCAGCCGGTTGAGTTTCTGCAGCAGTGAGAAGGTTCCCTCTGGGATGAAGTCCAGCATGTTGTGGTCTAAACTTAGCGTATGGAGGCTCGTCATTCTCTGTTGGAATGCCAGAGGAAAACAAGGATGAAGgactgtaaaactgtaaatgttttaattaactgataatGGTGATTGTCACTTGTAGGTGGCTGAAGTTTCCCCTGAACACAGGCTACATTCATActattctattttctttttaatagaCACAATTCTGCTCCATCTTCTTTGGCGTGTAGAGCCCCTCAAAATGGAGATGTTTAAAAACTCTCCTGGCTCCATTTGAGTTTAAAAACTCCAGGGCTGCATTTAACAGAGAACATGAAGAAATGATGACGCAGTTACTTTCATTAAATTCCTATTTGGTTCTTATCATTCGTGACTGGACTCAGTCGTGAATACAAAGCTCCAGAAACACTTCATTTCAATGTCAGTTTCATCTCATTGTTGGTCTCTTCAACAACTGTTGATAATCTGCTTCCTGTTAACACCGTGTACAGATAGTAAATGTTTTAGTATGGTTGTAACCTGGGTGAAGCCAGCTGAATGTACTGTTAGCTATCAGTACTTACATGTACCAGGCTTCTCTAGTTCACCACGGGTCCTGGATCCAACCGGATCACAGCACAGGCCACGATGTGGTTCAATAACTGCAGGAACTAATGCAGCAGCAAGAGTGCTACTGCGGCTGAGTCTGTTGAAGCTCTGAGAATACTTCAGAGGAGGTGACATTTGAATCACATAAAAACTGCTTGTTGACTCGCAAAAAGCACCAATAAAGTTTTAACTATCAGCAATAAAAATGCATAGAAATTAAAAAATCTCAAGTGAGACAATCAATGGAAACTGCATATAAGCTTATTGAGTTGTCTCCTAATGGCCTCTGTTCTGTCCAGAAGCCCctaagctctttttttttttatttcaaagaaaagGCCAAAGAGGTTTTATAGGCGTTTTATTGACACTGGCTGGTTTTAAAGGCCTCCAGACAAACAGCTTTGAAAGTTTGCTGCAGTTTAAAGAAATCCTGACCTGAATGGCCTCCCATGGAATTGAGTCCAGATTATTGTAACTGAGGTCCAATTCTTCCAGCGCCAGCAGGTCATTGAATGCTCCCTGGTGGATCAGCACCAGCTGGTTGTTGTTGAGAATCAAGTGGTGAAGCTTTGACATCCCGCTGAACGTATCGTTCCCTATCCTCGTCAGCCGGTTACTGTGAGAGAGCAACAAACCTGCTCTTTAGAAACATGGAAGTCTTTGCTGCTATGGAGATAAACAGATAAGTAACAGTCTGTGTTACCTGTTGAGGTGTAGGGCTCTGAGGTTTTCCAGATCAGTAAAGGCATGAGGTGTAATGAAGGAGATGGTGTTTCTGGATAATGTTAGGTCCACCAGCCGTGTCATGTTTGCAAAATCTTTCCTCTTCACACTGTGAAAATGGACAAGCACAAAGCAAAGTTCCATTAGAGAAGAGACAGACATTCTCTGGTGCATATCGTTGTCTATGATTGTCCCACCGCTGTTTTGAGCATCTTTTGAGTAACACCCAGAatcccagagagagagggagtttgGATAAGCAAAGCTGTCAATCTCAGGATGAAAACGTGTCAAAATATGACTTCAGAGAACAATGTTGCACATGTGTCGCTCCTTAAATGCTCAGTGGATTTGAAAGAGATCTTTTGTGTGCAAACGTTCAACATTTTCAAGAACAAAAATCATCCTCAAAGGGAATTCCCATATCTTATTCCTTTCATCCTGCGCAGCTCATTCAATATTTGTGAGCGTGAGCAGCTCTCTCTAAAGGCTGCAAAGCAAAGAACAGAGGCACTAAACAGCAACGCCATCAGGAGATAGCCTTCAGCTGCTCTGCCTCCTATGAAGAGACCATGAACTTCACTAGGTCCTTGAAGAATGTGCTCTTTTATTATTTGACACCcaataagttttattttattctagtGCCAGAAGACAATGTGTTTGACAAGCACAACTCCAGGCTCATGAGTCTGTGCTTCCAGTTTTGAGGAAAATTAGTTACAAGTCTGATGGTCCATTTTCATAATTTGTTTCTCAACAGAAgttaatgacattttcaatttatGCTCTTCAATCATCGCCATGCCAACCACACTCACACTATCCTCCAGTGGGCCTTGTATCATCCTAATCAGTTTATCAGTATTTCAACTGGATTATTTctctctgcttttctttgttttgattatggATGGATTTGACTTTTACTTTTGAAGAATATAGTGCAGACCTTCTGAGAAAAAGAGCATTTTTTATGACATCCATGTTCAGTATATCTGCATGTTGTGCAGGGGAAGTGAGATCATTGACAAGTGTTCACAGAATGCATGTGAATACGTGGTGTGAATTAGATGAGAGATTAGATTAGAGAGTAGCAGCAGTTGTTGACAGTACGTGACTTTTACCTTGTGACAAAGTTGTCAGCCAGCCGCAGCTCCACTGTGTGCCTATCAATGTTCGGTGGTACAAACAGGAGACCTTTCTTGGCGcagagggttgccaggttgggcGACAGGATCTGACACACGCAACGCTTTGGGCAAATCTGTGCCCGCACTGCCATGGCAACCGCCAGCATCAAACAGAGCAACAGCCTCTCCATGGTTACCACCCTACCTGGACACACCTGGAAAAACaggacagacacaaaaagaaaccaAATGTTAATGACTTCAATGTTTCCCATATGTCTTTTCATTTAGCATTGATTTTAGAGAAatacaaaagtgtttttaaaatgtgtaatacgGCATCTCCTCAGTTTGTCTGTCAATCGTCTGCTGACTTTCAAAGTTTATGTTCATCCACTGTCTGCCCCTCTCATTACAGGAGCTATACTCAAAGTTTATAAACCTCAAGGATATGACACCGTGTTAGTATGCATCAGGAATCCCTCAAATCTTTATGTGGAGTAATATAACTActtacattatattacacacTTATTACACTTGGCAACTTGCAGTGAATCTGATTAGAAAACATTATATGAGTGAGCCCACAGGTCACACCAGCAACTTTCAAGTGTCACTAATGAAACCATCGGAGATTATTAGACTTATTAGAC
This genomic interval from Solea solea chromosome 18, fSolSol10.1, whole genome shotgun sequence contains the following:
- the lrfn5a gene encoding leucine-rich repeat and fibronectin type-III domain-containing protein 5: MERLLLCLMLAVAMAVRAQICPKRCVCQILSPNLATLCAKKGLLFVPPNIDRHTVELRLADNFVTSVKRKDFANMTRLVDLTLSRNTISFITPHAFTDLENLRALHLNSNRLTRIGNDTFSGMSKLHHLILNNNQLVLIHQGAFNDLLALEELDLSYNNLDSIPWEAIQRMTSLHTLSLDHNMLDFIPEGTFSLLQKLNRLDVTSNKLQKLPPDPLFQRAQVLATSGLMTSTSFALSFGGNPLHCNCELLWLRRLNREDDLETCASPQHLSGRYFWSVPEEEFLCEPPLITRYSHEMRVLEGQRVALRCKARGDPEPAIHWISPEGKLVSNSSRTLVYSNGTLDILISTVKDTGSFTCISSNPAGEAHQTVELVIIKLPHISNNTNNIQEPDPGSSDISTSTKANGSNVTGDVKGGVDKRVVTAEATSSTALIKFNFQRNIPGIRMFQIQYNGSQDDSLVYRMIPPSSKNFLVNNLAAGTPYDLCVLAIYDDVITSLTATRVVGCVQFTTESEYMRCQFMQSQFLGGTMIIIIGGIIVASVLVFIIILMIRYKVCNHGDGGKGVSLAMTNVHSQTNGQQSQGCTVTPSSSKHGSIGLDDLSGGTKKRSVAAAEGVGGKDVMTQASDSSLPDCSTAMTVLSQPWTARSPTGGAEEREKAGEEKAQVGISSPTATTGSLPKTKRKPAPSKPGSACSNTSAAAENFLSSSSTTASSVLLPSSVLENTNRNNSTCLIQTPPLFVPYSTPSPVPSTRFTDTPILRRAPRTATAASSSSSSSAAAFSSAKYQTLPAEQGGRSRARRRYSLSEGGSKTYSSHQGGGAPKLGRIMRNKRSQSMSGMLLPKDGDGDSDKGRCDSDWILESTV